Within Vicingus serpentipes, the genomic segment TGGTCTTGGAACGAGTCCATTCCCTAACCCATCTTTTGAATTCCCTGGTGATACGATTGGTGAATACCCTGTTACCTTAACCGTTACTGATGCAAATGGTTGTGTAAACAATATTGTTAAAATAGTAATCGTAAATGGCGAATATGGCTTATTTGTGCCAAACACATTTACACCTGATTTTGATAATAAAAATGATGTGTTTTTAGCAAAAGGCTTTGGTATCTCTGATG encodes:
- a CDS encoding T9SS type B sorting domain-containing protein, with product GLGTSPFPNPSFEFPGDTIGEYPVTLTVTDANGCVNNIVKIVIVNGEYGLFVPNTFTPDFDNKNDVFLAKGFGISDEGFNLSIYDRWGEKIFEGTNIDDGWDGTYKGTNVKTDTYVWKIIFKDVNGEQHSKIGHVNIIQ